The genomic DNA CCTGGTCGCCCGCACGATCGCGCAGCTCGACGATGGTCTGCCAGTTGCGTGCGCATAGCGGCCCCAGGCGCGGACCCAGCTCCCACGAGTGATGGGCCAGTTTTTCGGCGCCGGCATAATCATGCAGCCGGATCGCTACTTCGGCACGATCCTGCAACAAATCCGGCGAGTCGGGGCTGAGTTTAATCGCCTGATCGAGCTTGGTCGCCGCGTCGGCATAGCGACCGGCAAGCACATCGGCGCTGGCACCGTCCTGCAGCGAGGTCACGCCGGGTTCGCGCAAGGGATTGACGTCGATGATCGACTTTTCCTTGTCGCCGGCGGCCTTGATCGACGCAATGATCAAACTATCGGCACGCACCTGCGGGGCCGGCGGCGCGGGTGGCTCGGGCGTTGCGCAGGCTGCAAGCAGCAGTGCGGCGAGAGCCAGCGGGACATGTTTCAGTAAAGACATGAGGTCAATCTCGTGCGGGTGCAGTGGAGGCCGAGGCGGGCTGATCCTGACCGCCGCCGAACAGATTTTCGACATGTTGCCAGAAGCAGCCTTCCGTGTTGGCGGCCAGCGTACCGGCAACCACCGCAAATTGTCGTGCACCCTGGCAGGAAGGGTCGGTCCGCTTGCCTTCCTGCGGATTGATCCAGGCCAGCTCCAGGTTTTCACCCACCGCGGCCGGCAACGGCCGCGTCGGCAATTTACGGAACAGTTCCTGCCACACGCGCAGGCTGCCGGTGGCGCCGTACAGGCCGCTCGGCTTGTTGTCGTCGCGGCCCATCCAGAACACCGCCAGATGATCACCGGTGAAGCCGGCGAACCAGCTATCGCGCTGATCGTTGCTGGTACCGGTCTTGCCTGCTGCGTTGAGCACACCGAGGCTGGAATTGCCGATCGCCGCCGCCGTGCCCGAGCGCACCACCTGCTGCATCGCCCAGGTCGTCAGTCGCACGGCGTCCTGGTATTCGCCCTTGCCGCCCTTCACTTCATAACGCTTGATGGTGCGACCGTCGCCGTCGACCACGCCACGCACCGCGAGCAACGGCAGCGCATGGCCATCGGTGGCGATGTACTGGTAGAGCTGCGCGACTTGCAGCGGCGACAGATCCTGCGCACCCAGCAGCAACGACGGACTGGGGTTCACATCCTGCAGGCCGAACGACTCCAGGAAAGCCTTGATGCGCGGCACGCCGACATCCATGCCCAGATGGATGGTCGCCAGGTTCCACGAATGAATGAGACCGTCGACCATCGGCACCAGGCCATGGACATCGTGTTCGTCGTTCTGTGGCGTCCACATCGTGCCGTCCGGCTGACGCATCGCCACCGGCGAATCATCGATCAGCGTTGAAAGATTCCAGCGCGACGGATCGGTCAGTGCCACCAGATACACGAACGGCTTCATCAGCGAACCGATCGGGCGACGCGCATCGATGGCGCGATTGAAGCCCTGATCGCCCGGCTCCTTCGAGCCGACGATCGCCAGCACATTGCCGGTTTGTGCATCGGTCACCACACCGGCCGCCTGCGCCGCGTCGCCGCGCTTGCCCAATGCCTTGGCGGTGGTGGTAATGGCCTGTTCGGCGTAGAGCTGCGCGGCCGGATCAAGCGTGGTGAAGATGCTCAGATTGCCGGCGCTCAACGTGTCGTCGTCGAAATCGCTGGTGATCTGCGCACGTACCAATTGCATGAAGGCTGGGAACCGGTTGTGCGGAAGCTGCCCCGCGCTGGCCAACCCAAGCGGCGTCGCTTGCGCTGCCTTGCCCTGCTCGGCCGTCAACAAGCCCGTGTCGACGAACTGTTGCAGCACCAGGTTGCGGCGCGACAACGCATGATCGGGGTAGCGACGCGGATCGTAGTAGCTCGGTCCCTTGACCATGCCCACCAGCAAGGCCACTTCCTGCGGACGCAGGTCTTCCATGCGGCGGCCGAAATAGAATTCCGACGCAGCAGCAAAACCATGCACCGCCTGCCCGCCTTGCTGGCCAAGGAAGACCTGGTTGACGTAGGCCTCGAGAATGCGGCTCTTGTCGTAATGCGCTTCGATCAGGATCGACATCAGCGCTTCGTTGAACTTGCGCGTGAAATTCTGATCGCGATCGAGGAACAGATTGCGCACCAGCTGCTGGGTCAACGTCGAGCCGCCCTGCACCGTGTGTCCGGCGCGCAGATTGGCAAAACTCGCACGCAGGATCGCCGACAGGTCGATACCGAAATGATGCTTGAAGTCGCGATCCTCGACCGCCTGCAAGCCACTGAGCAGCAGCGGCGGCACATCGGCGAGGCGCACGATGCGGCGCTCTTCCTGCGACGCGCCGTACAACGTGGCAATACGCGCGGGATCGAGATGCACCGTATCGACCGGCTTGCCGCTGGCCAGATCCTTGACCGACAGGATCTGGCCCTTGCCGAAGACGACGCGAACGCGTCGCGGCAACTCACCGCCGTCAGGGCCGGCATAGCCACGCGAATCGATCACGTAGGCGGAGCCATCCTTGGTCCAGCTGCCGGCGACGTCACCGCGCTCATCACGGGTATAGCCGGCGAAGGTCAGCTCCAGTTCCAGCGCGGCCGGGGTCATCGGCGTATTGGCCGCCAATGGCAAGGGGCGTGCGTAGACACGCGTCGGCACCGCGAAAACCAGGTCATTGAAGCGATCCTGGACGCGCTTGTTGAGGATGACCGTGTACGGCAGGACGAAGCCGAACAAAAGCCCCATGCAGACCCAGAATGGAATGCGTATCCAGGGCCAGCAGGCGCGAGCGAACGAGGAAAGTCGGTTCAGAAAGGCCAACGCGGGGAGATCCCTAGCTGCAAAGTGTCAGGGATCATAGGGCCTGCTGGCCGGCGGGCGTCTGAACGCCGGGCCGGGATTCGTGACTATTTGCGGGCATGAGAGGGCGAAACGCTGCTATCAAGACCCTGGGCTAGCTTTTCTTGTCATATCCCCAGCAGGTCGGATCGGGCCGGAACGGCCGTGGCCGCACGCCGAGGCGACGCTCCAACTCACTGTTGTCGGCCACCAGATCCACCTGGAAACGCGACAGGGCACCGCGAACGCTATGCACCATATAGCGCAACACGCGTAACACCCGCATCGGGACCGGCAAGGGCAAGGTCCAGCCGGGAAGGCTGCTGCGAATGCGCGCGAACATGTCGTGCACGCTCAGGCGTTCGCCACCGCCGATCGGCAGCACATAGCCAGAGGCTTCGCGATGATCGAGTGCGGCGATGATGGCCAGCGAGATATCTTCGGCGTGTACCGGCTGACGCAATCCCTTCCCAGCGAGCAGGGGAAACACTCGGGTGCGCATCGCGCGTCGTGCGATCGGCGTCAGACTCTTGTCCATGCCGACGCCATAGATCATGGTCGGCCGCAACACCGTCCAGGCACAACCGTTACGTTCGCAGACACGCGCTAGCCGCGCTTCGCTGTCACGCAGGCTTTGCGCCAGCTCGCGCTCGCTGCGCAGTTCCGAATCGAGCTTGGTCTGCGCGCTCATCGAGCTGGTGGCAATCACACGCGGTCGCGAACGCAGATCGACCCTGCCCAGCCATTCGTCGAAACCGACCAACGGGCCCATGCTGATGATGGCGCTGATCGGTCCTTCCGGCAGCGACGCAACGGCCACGTGCCCATGCAGCCAGCGTACGCCTTCGATCGGTGGCTGCTCGTTACGACTGAACGCAACTACTTGTTCGCCACGAGCCAACAGGCTCGGTAGCAAAAAGCGGCCGATCTGGCCGCTACCGCCAAACACCACCACCGTCATGCCGACCTCACCGCCCTGCCGACAAACGTGCCTGCAATTGCTGCAGCCTTGCGTTGCCCGTCGCCAGCTTGCCGGCGTGATTGAGCGATTGCGTAGCACCAGGACGATCGCCGCGCCCCAGTTGTTGCTCGGCCTGATCCATCCAGGCACCGGCCAGACGCTGGCGCAACTGATCCTGGCCGGCATCGCCCGGCGCCAGGTCGGAAAGGTCGCCGAGGAAACCTTCGGCCTGCACCAGATTGCCGTTGGACATGGCCTGGTTGAACTGGCGCGACACCAGGTTCGGCAGCTCCTGCAGCCCACGTCGCGCGGCTTCGTTGTTGCCATCAATGGCCAGTGCGCCGCGATACAGATCGTAGGCACTGTCGCCCGGCGGCAACATGATCTGGCCGCGCTTGGCGGCGATATCCGCGTTCTGCAGCATGCGTGCGATCTGCGCGCTCTGCTGCGGTGTCAGTTGCGCCGGCGACGCCTGCCCCACATCGCCGTCTTCGCCGGCGGCCGTGGCGGTGAGATTGGTATTGGCGGTGGCGCGTTTGTTCAGATCGCCAAGACGAGCACGTGCGGCAGCAAGGTCGGCCGACTTGGGCGCAAACGATGCGGCGCGATCCAACAGTTGTGTGGCGTGTGCGCTGTCGTTCGCATCGATCGCCGCATTGGCCTGCACGATCAAGGCCTGCGCGACCTGTCCCAGGCCGGCCTTGGCCTCGGCATTGTCCGCGTCGATCGCCAGTGCCGACTTGAAATACGCCAGCGCAGTGTCTTCGCCGTCGCCGTCGATACGACCGGCGCGCAACGCATCCTGACCTTGCTTGAGGTCATCGGCCAGCTCGCCGCTGTCCTGTTTCTGCGCCTGCACCAATGCAGCGCGCAACGACGGCAGCTCACCGTAGTTTGGCAAGAGCACGGCCAGCTTGTCGACGATCGCTGCCGCGGCGTTACGGTCACCCGCATCGAGTGCCTTGCGTGCCTGGGCGGCCAGGCCATCGGCAACCTTGTCCATGCCGTGCAGGGCGATCGCGTTATTCGGATCGATCGCCAGCACCTGCCGATACAGATTGCCGGCGCCGTCGTCGCCATCCAGACGGCCGTCGGCCAGCGCCTGCTGCGCACGTTCGATCAAGCCATCCG from Dyella sp. GSA-30 includes the following:
- the mrcB gene encoding penicillin-binding protein 1B, which produces MAFLNRLSSFARACWPWIRIPFWVCMGLLFGFVLPYTVILNKRVQDRFNDLVFAVPTRVYARPLPLAANTPMTPAALELELTFAGYTRDERGDVAGSWTKDGSAYVIDSRGYAGPDGGELPRRVRVVFGKGQILSVKDLASGKPVDTVHLDPARIATLYGASQEERRIVRLADVPPLLLSGLQAVEDRDFKHHFGIDLSAILRASFANLRAGHTVQGGSTLTQQLVRNLFLDRDQNFTRKFNEALMSILIEAHYDKSRILEAYVNQVFLGQQGGQAVHGFAAASEFYFGRRMEDLRPQEVALLVGMVKGPSYYDPRRYPDHALSRRNLVLQQFVDTGLLTAEQGKAAQATPLGLASAGQLPHNRFPAFMQLVRAQITSDFDDDTLSAGNLSIFTTLDPAAQLYAEQAITTTAKALGKRGDAAQAAGVVTDAQTGNVLAIVGSKEPGDQGFNRAIDARRPIGSLMKPFVYLVALTDPSRWNLSTLIDDSPVAMRQPDGTMWTPQNDEHDVHGLVPMVDGLIHSWNLATIHLGMDVGVPRIKAFLESFGLQDVNPSPSLLLGAQDLSPLQVAQLYQYIATDGHALPLLAVRGVVDGDGRTIKRYEVKGGKGEYQDAVRLTTWAMQQVVRSGTAAAIGNSSLGVLNAAGKTGTSNDQRDSWFAGFTGDHLAVFWMGRDDNKPSGLYGATGSLRVWQELFRKLPTRPLPAAVGENLELAWINPQEGKRTDPSCQGARQFAVVAGTLAANTEGCFWQHVENLFGGGQDQPASASTAPARD
- a CDS encoding tetratricopeptide repeat protein encodes the protein MSLLKHVPLALAALLLAACATPEPPAPPAPQVRADSLIIASIKAAGDKEKSIIDVNPLREPGVTSLQDGASADVLAGRYADAATKLDQAIKLSPDSPDLLQDRAEVAIRLHDYAGAEKLAHHSWELGPRLGPLCARNWQTIVELRDRAGDQAAAASARKWVQKCHVEGVPRY